Proteins from a genomic interval of Salvelinus alpinus chromosome 7, SLU_Salpinus.1, whole genome shotgun sequence:
- the LOC139580932 gene encoding retinol-binding protein 4-A: MLRICVALCVLATCWAQDCQVSNIQVMQNFDRSRYTGRWYAVAKKDPVGLFLLDNVVAQFSVDESGKMTATAHGRVIILNNWEMCANMFGTFEDTPDPAKFKMRYWGAASYLQTGNDDHWVIDTDYDNYAIHYSCREVDLDGTCLDGYSFIFSRHPTGLRPEDQKIVTNKKKEICFLGKYRRVGHTGFCESS; the protein is encoded by the exons ATGCTGAGGATCTGTGTGGCCCTCTGTGTCCTGGCGACATGCTGGGCACAGGACTGTCAAGTTTCAAACATTCAGGTCATGCAGAACTTCGACAGGAGCAGG TATACTGGTAGGTGGTATGCTGTGGCCAAGAAAGATCCTGTTGGTCTGTTCCTCTTGGACAATGTCGTCGCTCAGTTCTCAGTAGATGAAAGTGGCAAAATGACTGCAACTGCCCACGGCAGAGTTATCATCCTGAA CAACTGGGAAATGTGTGCCAACATGTTCGGCACCTTCGAGGACACTCCAGACCCTGCCAAGTTCAAGATGAGATATTGGGGCGCTGCTTCGTACCTCCAGACTGGAA ACGATGACCACTGGGTCATTGACACCGACTACGACAACTACGCCATCCACTACTCCTGCAGAGAGGTTGACCTGGACGGCACCTGCCTGGACGGATACTCCTTCATCTTCTCCCGTCACCCCACCGGCCTGAGGCCCGAGGACCAGAAGATTGTCACAAACAAGAAAAAGGAGATCTGCTTCCTCGGCAAATACAGACGCGTTGGACACACTG GTTTCTGTGAAAGCAGTTGA